One part of the Candidatus Eisenbacteria bacterium genome encodes these proteins:
- the recG gene encoding ATP-dependent DNA helicase RecG, with amino-acid sequence MTAATRSHAAPPLAPDTRIQFLPGVGPRRAPLFEKLGIGTVEDLLRHVPRTWLDARQFVPIAQLRPGALFTVRGEVKQAVALRSRGGRTDFTCSVADESGVVSAYFFGQSFLARTLRKGLQVVLSGEVDPLERRMVNPMFEVVEEEVADLLHVGRLVPVHPLTKGISARGLRQAVRRALDAVASQVIDPLPESVRVAESLAPLGEAFENIHFPIDDAALERARSRLAFDELFELQVVLELRRQFLAQEGRGLISAGPGVLAIEVQRRLPFELTADQTKAIHEIVEDLRRPLPMHRILVGDVGSGKTIVALMAALHVLEAGHQVAFMAPTEILARQHAQTLTRFVADVSVVAHAGAGKPSGNFGLAGVAGPPIVALTGSTPAAERKAIAARLAAGEPLLVVGTHALLEDRVPMPELALAIVDEQHRFGVRQRATLAKKGVIPDVLVLSATPIPRTLALARYGDLDMSELRSRPDGRGRLVTRVTGEEKFPQVIEFMAKELVQGRQAFVVVPLIEDAGRNDVKAAEAEWTRLSQHPLLAPYRVGLLHGRLKSDAKRDVMESFVRNEVQVLVATTVIEVGIDVPNATFMLVLDADRFGLSQLHQLRGRVGRGAHRSVCVLVPGRAATPIGRERLEVMVRTRDGFELAEADLRLRGEGDLWGVRQSGLPRFRIADLSRDRALLERARVVAARVVMEDRLLAHPEFQTLRNRLLERYREPLELALAG; translated from the coding sequence GGGCGTCGGTCCGCGCCGCGCTCCCCTGTTCGAAAAGCTCGGCATCGGCACGGTCGAAGATCTGCTCCGCCACGTGCCGCGGACGTGGCTCGACGCGCGCCAGTTCGTGCCGATCGCTCAGTTGCGTCCCGGCGCGCTCTTCACCGTGCGCGGCGAGGTGAAGCAGGCGGTGGCGCTGCGGTCACGCGGCGGCCGCACCGACTTCACCTGCTCGGTGGCGGACGAATCGGGGGTCGTGAGTGCCTACTTCTTCGGCCAGTCGTTCCTCGCCCGCACGCTCCGAAAGGGCCTGCAGGTGGTGTTGAGCGGCGAGGTGGATCCGCTCGAGCGTCGCATGGTCAACCCGATGTTCGAGGTGGTCGAGGAAGAAGTCGCCGACCTGCTGCACGTCGGCCGACTGGTTCCAGTGCATCCGCTCACCAAAGGCATTTCGGCCCGCGGCTTGCGGCAGGCGGTGCGGAGGGCGCTGGATGCGGTGGCGAGCCAGGTCATCGATCCGCTGCCCGAATCCGTGCGGGTGGCGGAGTCGCTTGCGCCGCTCGGCGAGGCGTTCGAGAACATTCACTTTCCGATCGACGACGCGGCACTCGAGCGAGCTCGCTCGCGGCTCGCCTTCGATGAGCTCTTCGAGTTGCAGGTGGTGCTCGAGTTGCGCCGCCAGTTCCTGGCGCAGGAGGGACGCGGGCTCATCTCGGCGGGGCCTGGCGTGCTCGCGATCGAGGTGCAGCGGCGACTGCCGTTCGAGCTGACGGCCGATCAGACGAAGGCCATCCACGAGATCGTCGAGGACCTCCGGCGGCCCCTGCCGATGCACCGCATCCTGGTCGGCGATGTCGGCAGCGGCAAGACGATCGTCGCGCTGATGGCGGCGCTCCACGTGCTGGAGGCGGGTCATCAAGTCGCGTTCATGGCGCCGACCGAGATCCTCGCGCGTCAGCACGCGCAAACACTCACGCGCTTCGTCGCCGACGTCAGCGTCGTCGCGCACGCGGGGGCGGGGAAGCCTTCGGGCAACTTCGGGCTCGCCGGTGTTGCGGGTCCACCGATCGTGGCACTGACCGGCTCGACGCCGGCCGCCGAGCGCAAGGCGATCGCAGCCCGGCTGGCGGCCGGCGAGCCGCTGCTGGTGGTCGGCACTCACGCGCTGCTCGAGGATCGGGTGCCGATGCCGGAGCTGGCGCTCGCGATCGTCGATGAGCAGCATCGCTTCGGCGTGCGGCAACGCGCCACACTCGCGAAGAAGGGCGTGATTCCCGACGTGCTGGTGCTCTCGGCGACGCCGATTCCTCGCACGCTGGCGCTGGCACGCTATGGCGACCTCGACATGAGCGAGCTGCGGTCGCGGCCCGATGGCCGCGGGCGCCTGGTGACACGCGTCACGGGCGAGGAGAAGTTCCCGCAGGTGATCGAATTCATGGCGAAGGAGCTCGTTCAGGGACGACAGGCATTCGTCGTGGTGCCGCTCATCGAAGACGCGGGGCGCAACGACGTCAAGGCTGCCGAAGCCGAATGGACGCGACTCTCACAACACCCGCTGCTGGCCCCCTATCGGGTCGGGCTGCTGCACGGGCGTCTCAAGTCCGACGCCAAACGCGACGTCATGGAGTCGTTCGTGCGCAATGAGGTGCAGGTGCTGGTCGCGACCACCGTGATCGAGGTCGGCATCGACGTCCCGAATGCCACGTTCATGCTGGTGCTCGATGCCGACCGTTTCGGCCTCAGTCAGCTCCATCAGCTGCGCGGGCGCGTCGGTCGCGGAGCGCATCGCTCGGTGTGCGTGCTGGTGCCAGGTCGCGCGGCCACCCCGATCGGACGCGAGCGCCTCGAAGTGATGGTGCGAACCCGGGACGGATTCGAGCTCGCGGAAGCCGATCTCCGACTGCGCGGCGAAGGCGATCTGTGGGGCGTGCGGCAGAGCGGCCTGCCGCGTTTCCGGATCGCGGATCTGTCGCGAGATCGCGCGCTGCTCGAACGGGCACGCGTGGTCGCTGCTCGCGTCGTGATGGAGGACCGGCTGCTCGCACACCCGGAGTTCCAGACCCTTCGCAACCGACTGCTGGAACGCTACCGCGAGCCGCTCGAGCTGGCGCTCGCGGGGTAG
- a CDS encoding MFS transporter, translated as MNADDRLPVTAAGAEGIPTASTPLFAQRNFAALWWGQLISMLGDRFTYLALLGLLASHTGQFREDRSSLLLSLLANVMLAPVLLFAPFTGAWLDRVNLRRVLLISDFMRAVVVVLIPITYQATQHTGPVFILVFLLFFCNVFFLPAKSAMTPEIVPTHQLMAANALLSGAGIAATGAGMLAGGWVVDHWGWTTALWIDAVTYLISVGTLALIRYHPVERPAMVQRITVRSYLVEVGEGWALLTRSATVRLGMLALGAVWLGGSFLHVAGNQHIQRAASVPGMERVGVLMCVLAIGSGVGTWWMNAHGRRLRPALLLGIGLVLAGVGVGAVAVSTRFAVFALAGFMIGLSIAPVFVLSETLLQLGVELSQRGRVFSARDFLMRLLFMVGVALAGAVTRQSDTRAALLAAASLIAAIGLITMATGRNVSVALAQAPPTNEPRPR; from the coding sequence ATGAACGCCGACGACCGGCTCCCGGTCACGGCGGCCGGAGCGGAAGGCATCCCCACCGCAAGTACTCCGCTATTCGCGCAACGCAATTTCGCGGCACTGTGGTGGGGCCAGCTGATCTCGATGCTCGGCGACCGCTTCACCTACCTGGCGCTGCTCGGGCTGCTCGCTTCTCACACCGGTCAGTTCCGCGAGGATCGCTCCTCGCTGCTGCTCTCGCTGCTCGCGAACGTGATGCTGGCGCCGGTGCTGCTGTTCGCACCGTTCACGGGTGCGTGGCTGGATCGCGTCAATCTCAGGCGTGTGCTGCTGATCTCCGACTTCATGCGCGCGGTGGTGGTGGTGTTGATCCCCATCACGTACCAGGCCACGCAACACACCGGGCCGGTCTTCATCCTCGTGTTCTTGTTGTTCTTCTGTAACGTGTTCTTCCTGCCGGCCAAGAGTGCGATGACGCCCGAGATCGTGCCGACCCATCAGCTCATGGCCGCCAACGCGCTGCTCTCGGGAGCCGGAATCGCGGCAACCGGAGCCGGCATGCTGGCGGGCGGCTGGGTGGTCGATCACTGGGGCTGGACGACCGCACTGTGGATCGATGCGGTCACCTATCTGATTTCGGTCGGAACGCTGGCGCTGATCCGCTACCACCCGGTCGAACGCCCGGCGATGGTGCAGCGCATCACGGTCCGTTCCTATCTGGTCGAAGTCGGTGAAGGCTGGGCACTGCTGACTCGCAGCGCGACCGTGAGACTCGGCATGCTCGCGCTCGGCGCGGTGTGGCTGGGCGGCAGCTTCCTGCACGTCGCCGGCAATCAGCACATCCAGCGCGCGGCGAGTGTGCCGGGCATGGAGCGCGTCGGCGTGCTGATGTGCGTGCTGGCGATCGGAAGCGGCGTCGGCACCTGGTGGATGAACGCGCACGGCAGGCGCCTGCGGCCCGCGCTACTGCTCGGCATCGGCCTGGTGCTGGCGGGCGTCGGAGTGGGAGCCGTGGCGGTCTCGACGCGATTCGCGGTGTTTGCGCTTGCCGGCTTCATGATCGGGCTGTCGATCGCACCGGTGTTCGTGCTGTCGGAAACCCTGTTGCAGCTCGGCGTCGAGCTCAGCCAGCGCGGCCGGGTATTCAGCGCCCGTGACTTCCTCATGCGCTTGCTGTTCATGGTCGGGGTCGCGCTGGCGGGCGCGGTCACGCGCCAGAGCGATACGCGTGCGGCGCTGCTGGCGGCCGCTTCGCTGATCGCGGCCATCGGCCTGATCACGATGGCGACGGGCCGCAACGTCTCGGTCGCGCTCGCCCAGGCTCCGCCTACGAACGAGCCTCGACCCCGGTGA
- a CDS encoding glycosyltransferase family 4 protein, with the protein MKIGIVSQSYYPRYGGVTEHVHHTAVELRRRGHEVTIITSHFRRGEVEEPGVERIGYNLLIPFNGAFVDLAVGWRLRWQLGELFRRHRFDVVHTHAPVVPTLPLLSIQIAPCAQVGTFHTTGNPDAWLEWSCRLLEKDVGRLHERIAVSKTARKFAAHFFPGEYHVIPNGVDVTRFHPEVEPFEEHREPGVVNLLFVGRLDPRKGVHHLLAAMPGVVARSNVPVRLLLVGDSYLRHKLQASVPANLRDRVRFLGHVPSNDLPRWYATGDIFVSPASGQESFGIVLVEAMASGRAVVASDIPGYRTVVTPDRDGVVVPPGDVNALAEKIAGLVNDPVKRASIAARGRERALEFAWPHITDQLERVYESALRRHRDAQSARGR; encoded by the coding sequence GTGAAGATCGGGATCGTTTCCCAGAGCTACTACCCGCGCTACGGCGGCGTCACCGAGCACGTCCATCACACCGCCGTCGAGCTGCGTCGTCGTGGCCATGAGGTCACGATCATCACCAGCCACTTCCGCCGCGGCGAGGTCGAAGAGCCGGGAGTCGAGCGCATCGGCTACAACCTGCTGATCCCGTTCAACGGCGCCTTCGTGGATCTCGCGGTCGGATGGCGACTGCGCTGGCAGCTCGGTGAGCTCTTTCGCCGCCACCGCTTCGACGTGGTGCACACCCACGCTCCGGTCGTGCCGACCCTGCCGCTGTTGTCGATCCAGATCGCACCGTGCGCGCAGGTCGGAACTTTTCACACCACCGGCAATCCCGACGCATGGCTCGAGTGGTCGTGTCGCCTGCTCGAGAAGGACGTCGGCCGGCTTCACGAGCGCATCGCCGTCTCCAAGACGGCGCGGAAGTTCGCGGCGCACTTCTTCCCGGGCGAGTACCACGTGATCCCGAACGGCGTCGACGTCACGCGCTTTCACCCCGAGGTCGAGCCGTTCGAGGAGCATCGCGAGCCGGGCGTCGTGAACCTGCTGTTCGTTGGGCGCCTCGACCCGCGCAAGGGCGTCCATCATCTGCTCGCCGCAATGCCGGGCGTGGTCGCGCGTTCGAACGTGCCGGTGCGCCTGCTGCTGGTCGGCGATTCGTACCTGCGCCACAAGCTTCAAGCCTCGGTGCCCGCGAACCTGCGCGATCGGGTGCGGTTCCTGGGCCACGTGCCGAGCAACGACCTGCCGCGCTGGTATGCGACCGGCGACATCTTCGTTTCGCCGGCCTCGGGTCAGGAGAGTTTCGGCATCGTGCTGGTCGAGGCGATGGCGAGCGGTCGGGCGGTGGTCGCCTCGGACATCCCCGGCTATCGCACCGTCGTCACTCCGGACCGCGACGGCGTCGTGGTGCCGCCCGGCGACGTGAACGCGCTGGCGGAGAAGATCGCCGGGCTCGTGAACGATCCCGTGAAGCGCGCCTCGATCGCGGCCCGCGGTCGTGAGCGGGCGCTCGAATTCGCGTGGCCGCACATTACCGATCAACTCGAGCGGGTGTACGAGAGCGCGCTGCGCCGTCATCGCGACGCCCAGTCGGCGCGCGGGCGATGA